The nucleotide sequence TTCCAGAGTTGCTGCTGAGTTTTTGGTATTTGAGATTACAGCATTGGCGTACTTTTCAGCTTCAGCAAAGTTCTTTTCATCTGCATAGATTTTCATCAATTCAACCGAAGCGAAGTTTTTAATCGTAACGTTGGTAGAATTGGCGTTTTGCTCTAGGTATTTCTTCGCATCAGCAATTTTATCTTGAGCTAAATAAATCTGAGCCAATCTTACCTGCGCTTCCTGCTGATAATCGTTTTGGAAGTCAGCTACGTTTTGTAAAGGCAATAAAGCTTTATCTGTTTGTTTCAATTGGTAATAACTTTCTCCCAATTCGTACTGCGCTTTGAAGAGGTTGTCACCGCTTGGACTTTGGTCAAGGTATTTCTCGTAGTAAGAAACTGCTTTTGTGTAATCTTTTTTCGAGAAACTGTCTTGTGCCAAATTCAGATTGATTTCGCTGATTTCTGTTCCCGAAACATTCACATTCAAGCCTTTTGCAAATTGTTCGTAGCCTGCAACATCGCCGTTTTTCACAAAAGCAGGTTTTGCTGCCGCCACGATTTTGTCAGCATAAGGTGTATTTTTGTATTGGTTTGCCAATTGGCGGAATTCCGAAATGGCTTTGTCATTTAGGTTTTGATCAATATAATTCTGAGCTCTGTAGATCTGGGAATTAGCGACCAGATCTTTATCCGGACTGGATTTGATGACTTTATCAAAGTAAGCATTAGAATTACTGAAATCATCATTCTGAGCGTAAGCTGATGCAATTTCATAACTCGCATCATCCACATATTCCGAATTTGGATATTTGGAAATCAATGTTTTCAGTTCAGAAATCTTCGCTACTGTATCGCCTTTGAAACCTAAAGCCAAAGCTTTTTGATACAAAGTATAATCGCTGGCGTTTTCGGTTTTATTATAGATTTCCAAAGCTTCATTCAACTGATTATTGGCATAATAAGTATCAGCCAAACGCAATTCTGCATCCGCTTTGAACTCTTGTCTTGGGAATCTCAAGTATTCCTTAAAATACTCCTGTGCAGAAGCAAAATCCTTAGACTTGAAATAAGCGTAACCCAGATCATAATCCAACTGCTCGCGCTCCGGGAAACCTTCTGCAGTTTCATTTTCTAATTCTTTATAAACAGCAATTGCAGATTTGTAATCGCCTTTTTGATAGTAAGTTTGTCCTATCCAATATTTGGCTTTTTTATAATAATCTTTGTTTAAATTGAATTTAAGACTTCTTAAAAAATAGGATTCAGCTTGGTCAAAGTTTCCTTTGTTGAATTCCTCGGAACCTAAAAGATAGGAAACCTCCTGCTCTATCTTATTGGTCTCATTGGTTTTCTTATCCAATTTTGAAAGTGCATCCAAAGTGGTTTTATAATCTCCGGAATATAAATAGGATTTAACCAAAAGTGACCTCATTTCCTGAGATTTAGAATTCGGATATTTATCCAGATATCTCTGAATTACTTTAGAAGAATTCTCAAACGGATTTCCTAATTCATAACCTAATTTGGCATATTGTTCCAAAGCTAATTGCTGAACTTTCGCATCATAATTCATCTGAGACGCATTACGATAAGCCGAAAGCGCTTCCTGCTTTTGATTGTTTTGCAAATAAGCATTCCCAAGCTGATAATAGGCATTTTGTGCTAATGGAGAATTGCTGTTAATCAATTGGTTGTAATAACCAACGGCTTCGGCATTTTTCCCCACTTGGGAGGAAACAAATCCCATCTCATAAAGGTCGGTTTCTGACGGTGTTTGTTCTTTGTCAAGGAATAATTTCAGATGCGGATAAGCCGACTGATAATCGCCTTTCATAAAATAACTCTCTCCTACAATTTTATGGATTTCTGTATCGTAAGCTGTGGTTTTACCGTTGTTCAGGATTTCGTTTCCTTCCGAAATTGCAAGGTCATAATTCTTCTGATTGTAATACATCTGCACATAATAAGGTTTCACCAGATGTGCATAATCCTCATTATTCTTGATTTGGTCGAAGTAAACAAAGGCATTTTCATTTTGCTTGTCGGCGTAATAAAGATGTCCCAACATATAAAAAATGGCAGGTTTGCTATTTTCGTCGGCATTCTTGAAAGATTCTTCCAACGCCTCGATCGCTCCGGCAGAATCTCCAGTCATAAACTTAGCGTAACCCAATTTCATAATATGCTGTGTATTTTCCTCTTTGCTCAATTGGTATTGATTGACGTTCTGCAAAGTTTCCAATGCTTTATCAAAATCCTTTTTAGCTAAATAATAATCCGCCAAAGGTCCATTCGCCTGAGCAAAATAAGCCGACTTGGGGTATTCTTTCATAAAGGCATTCAGGCCTTCTTCCGCATATTGCTGTTGCAAAATCACGCCAATCACATTGCTGAAAAACAAGGAAGCTTCTTTTCTGGAACTGCTGAGGCTTTTATTATAAAAATATTGGCTGGAATATTCGTATTGGGAAGCGTTGTAAATTTTAGTATTGTAGAGATTCTCTGCTAGACCAAAATGATAGTCTTCTTTTTGAGTAAAATATTGAGATTGTTGTGCTTCGGAAAATCCGTAAAGCGATAACAACGAAGCTATTAATATCTTTTTAGAATTCATTGATAATTGAATTTTCTTAAACTTTGTTCATCGTCTGCGAGAGCCTCCGACTGACAAATCATTGTCTAAGCCACAGCTGCAACAAAGTTTGTTCCTTTTTCAACGAAAATAGGGAAAAGATATTATTTGAAGGCAGCTTAATTGATTAAATGTAATTTGCTTTTCTTATTGATATGAATATTTGATTAATTCCCTTCATATCTAAATTGTATTCATTTATAATTATTTTCATTCATTTAAGCTATCGTTTTTCTGCAAAAATAAACGAGAGCATTATATCTAAATTTTTAACTTTATCCGAAAAGCAGCATTCTTTAGAAAATCAAAAAATAGAAATGTTTCATAGTTTATAGTTGTTTTTTCTCTATCCCACTTTCACCTGCCCATTCATCAGCATTGGCAAGAGCCAATCTCGCAACGATGAGAGTTCTTGGTTTTGTTTCTGATTTAACAATATTTTTGAATAATAAGGTTCAAAAACTTTATTATATAGTTCTATAATTTCTTTTGAAGGTAATAATAGTTGGATATTATTAATTTGTTCATTACTGATGTTAGGCTGTGCTGCACCAGATGCTAAAGTAAAAACAGATTCTCTAAAATATTTTTGGTTTAAAGAATTAATCAAAAATGGAAGTTTTTTTTCTGGTTTAATTCCCAAATTAAAATAACCTACTCGCTGGTTTACATATAAAGGTTTTTCAGTATATGGAACTATTGCATATTTTCCAACAGTTGCACCAGTCATTGCAATAAGAACATCGCCTGGTTTAGCTTTAAATTTATCATCAATATTTTTATCTGATATATCTACAAATGCTAAATCACTTAAATTAATTGTATAATCTTCCTGTATATCTTTTATCTTTACTACTGGTGTACCATTATCTGTCCACCAACTTGATTTGAAAGCAAAACCACCTGAAGATCTACAGTAATCTCCAACCGTCTTCACTTCCCACCCTTCAGGAATTTCTCTTTTCAAGATTTCGTTGTACACCATTTTTCCGTCACTTGCTTTATACGGTTTTCCTTCTGCATTTGGAAAATCAAACTGTACAAACCAATAATCATACAGCGTTTTTGCCATCGCTTCTAATTCTGCATTAATGCGGTTGTTGAGTTCTATTTTATCATCTAATGCAGATAATACAGAGGCTATTTTTTGTTGGGTTGGAAGGTCCGGAAGATGAATATTAAGATTCTTTAGAATATCAAAAGTTATTTGCGGAAAAGAACCAATTCTTCCTTCTGCTTTTCTTTGTAAATAATTTATAGAATTTTCAGAAGTTAAAAAGTGATATAAATAATCTGTATTTAGTTTTGATGAAACATTTCTTAAAACCATCAATTTTGTTGAAACTACATAATCTTCTGGATTTTTTAAATTTTTTACAAAGGCATATCTTTTATTTTTCGGTCTAATTTCACTATACAAGATATCTCCATTCTGAATGGTTTTTTTTGCTTGCCCTTTTAATTCTGAAACTTGTGAATAATGATTTACTAAAATTTTTCCTTCCAAAACATCAGATGTATTCAGAAAAATTAATTTCTCTTTGCCAAACTTGTGTGTTTTAGATATTGATTTTATTAATTCGCCAATTTGTGCGTATCTACTCATACTTCAACCCTTTTAAATTCTCCAAAATCTTCTTATCCAGTTCATTTCCTTCTGCAAACAACTGGCTCAAATTACTTTCATAAGTTTGCATTTTCTGTGCAAATTCTTCTGCGGTAATTTCTATATATTCTATCTTCACCTCAAAATATTGTCCCGCAGAAAAGCTGTAATTTTTAGCCATCACTTCTTCTTTGGTTACCACTACAGAAAAATCTTCTTCGGCTTTCTTTTGGTTCATCGCATCTACAATGCGTTGTTCTTCTGTGGCAGTAAGTACCGTTTTTTGGTTTTTGCCTTCTTTGATGGTTTGTCCCAGTTTAGACGCATCTACCAAAACTATATTTTCACTGTCGGCTTCCTTGTCTATAAACACAATAGAAACATTGGTACCTGTACTGGCAAAAATATTACTCGGCATACTTACTACACCTCGCAACCAATTGCGTTCTATCAGTGCTTCTCTTATTTTTCTTTCAATCCCGCTTTGTGCGGTGATAAAACCTGTAGGTACTACAATGTCAGCTTTACCTTTGGTATCCAGACTGTACATAATATGCTGAATAAACAACAAATAAATCGCCATCGATTCTTTTTTGCTTTTCGGGATATTGGGAACGCCTGCAAAAAAACGTTCTTTAAAACTGTCTTTGGTAAGGTCTGCCTGATAATCTGAAAAATCTAATTTAAACGGCGGATTAGAAACAATATAATCGAACTTTTTTTCGAGATGTGCAGGTTGCAAAATGGTATTTCCCTTAATAATATTTGGGATAGAATGTTGCAAGTTATTCAGAATAAGATTCAATCTGAGCATATTGGCAGATTTCTGGGAAATATCTTCGGAATAAATGGTGCAGTTTTTCTCGCCAATAGCGTGTGCAATATTCATCAATAAAGTTCCCGAACCTGCACTCGGATCATATACTTTGGCACTTTTTACTTCTTCGTTCACGAGAATAGCTGCCATAATTCTGGCTACAGCGTGAGGCGTGTAATATTCTGCATATTTACCACCACTATCACTGTTGTAGTCTTTAATGAGATATTCAAAAATGGTGGCAAAGAAATCGTATTTCTCGGTAAACATTTTCTCGAAACTTACATTCACCAGTTTATTGAGTAAAGCACGGCAAAAAGCATCACGTTGCGAAGCATCTCGAATAAAAAGACTGATGTCATCAAATATTTTATCTTTAACACCTGTTGCAGAACTCACGGAATAAATATCTATATTCTCTGCACTGATGCTTCTAAGCGTACCATCAAAAATGGCATCTCCAAAATTGGGTTGGTTAGAATTGTTGAACAAATAAGTAATTAATTGTTCGGGTTGCAGTTTGGCGGCTTTATTTCCTATTCTAAAGAAGAGAAATTTTTTGTCTTCCTCACTTAAGTTTTCATAGGCTTTCTGAAAATCTTCAGCCTTCGCCAAATCTTCATTGTGTTTTTTGGCTTCGTGTATAAATTTATCGTTCAGGTATTTGTACAAA is from Epilithonimonas vandammei and encodes:
- a CDS encoding tetratricopeptide repeat protein, with the protein product MNSKKILIASLLSLYGFSEAQQSQYFTQKEDYHFGLAENLYNTKIYNASQYEYSSQYFYNKSLSSSRKEASLFFSNVIGVILQQQYAEEGLNAFMKEYPKSAYFAQANGPLADYYLAKKDFDKALETLQNVNQYQLSKEENTQHIMKLGYAKFMTGDSAGAIEALEESFKNADENSKPAIFYMLGHLYYADKQNENAFVYFDQIKNNEDYAHLVKPYYVQMYYNQKNYDLAISEGNEILNNGKTTAYDTEIHKIVGESYFMKGDYQSAYPHLKLFLDKEQTPSETDLYEMGFVSSQVGKNAEAVGYYNQLINSNSPLAQNAYYQLGNAYLQNNQKQEALSAYRNASQMNYDAKVQQLALEQYAKLGYELGNPFENSSKVIQRYLDKYPNSKSQEMRSLLVKSYLYSGDYKTTLDALSKLDKKTNETNKIEQEVSYLLGSEEFNKGNFDQAESYFLRSLKFNLNKDYYKKAKYWIGQTYYQKGDYKSAIAVYKELENETAEGFPEREQLDYDLGYAYFKSKDFASAQEYFKEYLRFPRQEFKADAELRLADTYYANNQLNEALEIYNKTENASDYTLYQKALALGFKGDTVAKISELKTLISKYPNSEYVDDASYEIASAYAQNDDFSNSNAYFDKVIKSSPDKDLVANSQIYRAQNYIDQNLNDKAISEFRQLANQYKNTPYADKIVAAAKPAFVKNGDVAGYEQFAKGLNVNVSGTEISEINLNLAQDSFSKKDYTKAVSYYEKYLDQSPSGDNLFKAQYELGESYYQLKQTDKALLPLQNVADFQNDYQQEAQVRLAQIYLAQDKIADAKKYLEQNANSTNVTIKNFASVELMKIYADEKNFAEAEKYANAVISNTKNSAATLEQAKVIKARSLMQQGKDKDAQTDYTALEKSSNTEVAAEALYAKAFYQNKGKAFKSSNETIFKLANNYASEEYWGAKALVVMAKNYLALKDNYQASYTVDEIINNYGDFPEIVAEAKEVKAQINKK
- a CDS encoding restriction endonuclease subunit S — translated: MSRYAQIGELIKSISKTHKFGKEKLIFLNTSDVLEGKILVNHYSQVSELKGQAKKTIQNGDILYSEIRPKNKRYAFVKNLKNPEDYVVSTKLMVLRNVSSKLNTDYLYHFLTSENSINYLQRKAEGRIGSFPQITFDILKNLNIHLPDLPTQQKIASVLSALDDKIELNNRINAELEAMAKTLYDYWFVQFDFPNAEGKPYKASDGKMVYNEILKREIPEGWEVKTVGDYCRSSGGFAFKSSWWTDNGTPVVKIKDIQEDYTINLSDLAFVDISDKNIDDKFKAKPGDVLIAMTGATVGKYAIVPYTEKPLYVNQRVGYFNLGIKPEKKLPFLINSLNQKYFRESVFTLASGAAQPNISNEQINNIQLLLPSKEIIELYNKVFEPYYSKILLNQKQNQELSSLRDWLLPMLMNGQVKVG
- a CDS encoding HsdM family class I SAM-dependent methyltransferase; its protein translation is MTEIQFITQTKTLIDGLKSVCANYGLGNDASEFNIISQVFLYKYLNDKFIHEAKKHNEDLAKAEDFQKAYENLSEEDKKFLFFRIGNKAAKLQPEQLITYLFNNSNQPNFGDAIFDGTLRSISAENIDIYSVSSATGVKDKIFDDISLFIRDASQRDAFCRALLNKLVNVSFEKMFTEKYDFFATIFEYLIKDYNSDSGGKYAEYYTPHAVARIMAAILVNEEVKSAKVYDPSAGSGTLLMNIAHAIGEKNCTIYSEDISQKSANMLRLNLILNNLQHSIPNIIKGNTILQPAHLEKKFDYIVSNPPFKLDFSDYQADLTKDSFKERFFAGVPNIPKSKKESMAIYLLFIQHIMYSLDTKGKADIVVPTGFITAQSGIERKIREALIERNWLRGVVSMPSNIFASTGTNVSIVFIDKEADSENIVLVDASKLGQTIKEGKNQKTVLTATEEQRIVDAMNQKKAEEDFSVVVTKEEVMAKNYSFSAGQYFEVKIEYIEITAEEFAQKMQTYESNLSQLFAEGNELDKKILENLKGLKYE